Within the Sarcophilus harrisii chromosome 2, mSarHar1.11, whole genome shotgun sequence genome, the region TTGGAGTAAACACTATGTCCCTTTTGTACTTGAATGCTGAAGACTCTACCTACTACAATGTCTAGCAAaaaacaggtacttaataaatgctaggaTCTCTTCTGGATCTTCAATTTGATATACAAGATATTAGTCtctttatatcatttattttctgtgtATCAGAGGCTTCATAGTATTCAGAGGTTAGAAGAGACTAGAAATTAGCTAGTCCATTTAAACAGGAATGAgagaatttttcctctctctgtgaGTTCCTTAGATATTGTCTTGGTAAAGTCAACAAAGAacacagaaggggaaaaaaattattcaatccTCTACCACTTCAGTTTGATATACACACAAAAGGTTCTCCTCAGAATCAATATAAAGTACTAGAGATTATACACTTTAAAGACAGTAGTTAAACCATGACTCATAATGAAAATAAGTCAATTATCTGACTATCTGCTACTAGGCACTTGACAGCCTTTTCATGAATAAATCTAAGGTCATGAATACTACTGGTAGTTTGAAATCCTATAAACCATTAGATAAAAAGAACTAtttagtattatatattttatttccagtttttaaagTGCATATCAATATGccgtattttatttatacaagttTAGCACAAGTCCAAGGAATCAAAGTAATTAGGCTCTATTATTTTAGcatattaacaaaagaaaacatcatCAGAAATACAGTATTTCTTAACGATGATGGCAATAAGATGACAGATTAACCATGACTGTAAGTGTGGCTAATACTGACAAATTTTCTTGTACAGCTATAAGTGAAagtaatattaaattttttaaagtcaatttttaatattgtatattatttatatccCCAAAAGAATAAGTAGTACTTTGCTACTATGTGaaacaaaaagtatttaataCTCACTGCAAAGAAAATATAACTGCAAAGCTGGAAAGTAGGATCATAGGAAGAAGACAATATCCAAGTACACTAGCGACACAACCAAATGAGACACCTGTCATACTCATTAAGTTTAATAGACAAAACATTCCTAGACATCCGATTGCACTGATCCCATATACATATCCAAACTGAATTTTACCAGCCtgtgattaagaaaaaaaaaatgcaagttaaaaaCAAGAATCAGATGTTTACAGAGCATTTTATTCATTAAACACactttatatgaaaatatgccTACATCattctttttccagtttgataaaaggggagaaaaggagaaatcaaatgcacaactaataattaaaaagaatgtcATTTTTATCAAAGGAAATGTGGaagaataaattaacaaaattaaactaTATGTCATTTTGTAAGAAAGGAATAGAAACTACAAAagattcccaatttttttttttaagattttttctaataaccaattttttattttgaagaagaaaTGTGAACAGATTTTGAAATCATGGTAAATTAGTGTCCTTTGGGAAAGATGAACTGGTAAAACTGGAGATCTAAACACTTTAACATTATTCATTATATGAGGAATACTAAAAAGCATGAAAACAGGTTTTGGTGAAACTTAGTGAAAATACCAGGGAtattttgcttgcttgttttgcttcttattatatgtgaaaaaatgggtattatttagagaaaattttacacCTTAATACTTACCAGTAACAATGTGGCTCCAAAGGCCAGACAGAAAACCATTGGTCCTGCCAAATCGGTTTCATTCATGATGCTTCCATCTGCTACTTTTAATGGGTGCAACACTGTTAGTGTTTTTTGCCAGATGTGATCAAAATTGATTCCTAAttctaaggaaagaaaaaataaaaatgcatacatatttatttatattttaactcatttttttcgtttaaaaaaaattttttttttgaggtaattggggttgagtgactagcccagggtgtcacacagcaaggaagtgttaagtttctgacaccaaatttgaacccatgtcctctttacttcagggctggtgctctatccactgcaccatctagctgccccattttaccattattttaaattaagaggAAAATCCGAATTTAATCAAAACATAAATTTTTTCCTGACAAATAAAACTATTCAAATTGGATTGCTGAACTTATAGGTATGATATTTAATAGTGGAAGTTTTCctaaatcttaaatataaattttacatatcTGTAGAATATTCCATATTTATAACACAGAATTCTTCTACTATGGTGGCAGAGCAGGGCCTCTATGTGATGGAGTAAATATAGATTTTTCTATGTGATTGCCACaatcacattttaagaaatacctagaaacaatttacaaagtTCTGGAATATCCTGAAGGAATATAATATCTTGAAGTTTTCAAAACAATCAGAATGTGAAGTAATATTTGATACCACCTGTGTATTACAGTGTTCTACACCATATGATATATGGTGTAGACAACATACACTGTCTACTAGTGTTTTTAGGTAAAATagaatcattaataataaatttgctttttccctttttatttcttctgcagCTAGAATTTCATCACTTATATTAAGTATAGCACTATCACTTGCAAACTTATGTGAGTATAAAAACCTATTTCTTTACCTTTCAAGTCTAACTTTAGCATGTGGGATAATATGACctatttaaagtcctttttaaatcTCAATGAGTGTGTTAAAACTGGGTTACCCATAAcaggatttcttttaaaaaagaaattgggaacaTTTGTCTAAATTAGATCTGACTTCCAAactatttaaaacttttattctGCCAATTTACTAAATTGAAACATCTTATCTTGTCTGGGGCAGGGAGGAAAGGGAACAAAACAAACTCTTATACCTTCTAATAAAGGTGGCTCGTCCTCAAAATTGTTTCCATAGATTGATTGTGGTGTAGATGGAGTGTATGCCTGTGTTGGCTGGAAAATTTGTCCAGTATAAGGCTGCTGTGATTGCATCATGTCTGGAGGGACATATCTGCCTTGTTGAGAATAGTCATAGCCACCATACTGtctgtaaaggaaagaaaattatattactccaaaacattctttctttcccaatattAATCAATAAATGAAGTTTAAACTCCTAAACTTTCATTCTGGCTGtggaaaagtttttaatttagCTATACTGTTCCCATTATATCTACTTTATTGACTACTGGTAGTCCTATTTTACTAGAATTTGAGTTTCCCTTTATTCACTGATAATGATGACAAGAtcagttattaaaattaaaagaagagaagcaaaaactaTTCTAGTCCTTCTGCCGTAATTTTATACTTTACTGGAAGGTCCATCCAATGACTCCTGGGGTTCTGTGCTGGAATGTCCAAGAGAATTTTGAGTGTCTTTGAAATAGAGATAAGTCTTATTCCATTTTTGCTGCTGTTTTTAAAGATACAAAGTTAACAACTGTGTGAAGTTTAGTCTATCCCCATggttgtttaaaaagaaaataggcaaaggacagagaggtagagagggagcagggagaaataaaagagaaaagagaaagagggagagaaaaaaacataggggagagggagagagagagagagagagagagagagagagagagaatgaaagagataaGTTTGGGAGAAGGGGCAGTATAATTAGATATATACTGGTTATTATTATAgggaataaaaagatatttttacttgtaattaagtgctatataatatatactaatataagCACTTCACATGACCATTATGCAGGAACATAATAAAGAACCAAATATAAACTTCTGAATACCCTGTTATTGTTTTTCTAAGTTTTgcttataaaataaaactgaaactaagctcttaaaaaaaaaaatcacaaaagacaaTATTGTTTATATAATACTACATGAGTTATTTtctattactattaaaaaataaaaccttaatttcattttattccattctCTATTGCTTTTCAAATGTCCAAACCTCTTTAAGAATTCTATTAATTTCAAATCAAATCAGAAGAAATTTAACTATTCTTTGTGCAAGTCTTCTATATGTTGACAAAATCTAATCTTTGAAAACATGATAGTAAACATTTTCTTAATGTACATGTCACTGATCTAGACACTCTACaataaaaagtctttaaaatattatcattttaaaagcaCCTTTTCAAAATGTAGAGATCTGAAAGAGCCTTTAGAGAACATCTAATCCTACCCTTTTAGAGTACATATGAAGAAAGAGTACTATTGATTCTTTGCTTTCTTCAATGTTACATAGAGGCCTAAGGCTCTCTTTACTCCTAGGTTTTATGTATCTATTTCAAGGACTTAATGAAGGGCTTGGTTTAGTGGGACACCCTTAATTTCCCTTAAGTCATGGTCAAAAAGGCTTGAATTTGCCTTCCCTCACTCTACCCCTGTGTGTGTTTCGGAAACACACACAGATTAAGACATGCAAAATTTGCAGGATAAAAATAGTGTACTCCTTACTGATGAGAAGTATAAAAGATCCTCAAAGAAATGTGTTATTTGTGGCAGTAAAAGCCAGTGCTAAAGATTTTCACTGGTAATACAAATTGAAAATTTACCACTAACTTGCTATAATCTAGCAAACTAAATCTTCTGAAATGACACAGCCAGATGTTAAAATGTCATTATCTTGCATACCTAACATATATGAAGCAGTGGCAAAATCCAATTATTGTAAGCCTTAAAAAACTTGAAGCTATCAAAACTAAAACATAATTTCTTAGTTTTACTAGCATAATCTCAAAACATGCTTAACAGTCAGAAAGATCACCATCTAGAAGGCCATTAGATAATTTTACAATAAGGAGAATCAATTGGAACCAaactatagaaaaataattttggaagagGCCTTAGTTCATCATACTTTTTACAACCAAATTTGTGTATTAATTCAAGTCCAGGACTCAGATCTTTGACTACTCTCAATGACAATGGTTTTGAGAAAACTAGCCAATTTCATAAAACGAAAATTTTGGGAGTGGGAGGGTGAGGatggaaaatgaaaagcaataaaaatgagTACCAAATGCTGTGTTGTTGAGGTATTGCAGTAACAAGAAATCCACACTCCCATTAAACatactttttaccttttctaatttctattataATCTGAATAAGTCTCAAAATgaacagaattaaaataatgaaCTAAGTATATCCTTTTGTAAATTTTTTCACAATAACTGGTTAGCACTGTTCAATTTCTAGGGGTTTCTACCACTAGCATTTTGTGAAAAGTCTTTTTTTACTTATGTCTTGACacttttgcaagaaataagattGTAATACAGCAGCATGAATTTCAAGgagtaatttttcatttttccccccaactactttacattttgaaaatatcttttgcAATACTCTTAAGAGACTGAAAAAATTCAAGCTTCTAGATAATTGGGGTTATACACAGAGAACTCTTTAATAAGACAAAATGCAAAGTGCAAatgcctaataataataattgctccTCCTTATCTGGCTGTTTAAAATTCGCAAATTTCTTTCTTCCCAGCACTGTGAGGTAAATAATCCGAGTATTACTATCCCCAATTGACAGTTGATTAATCTCAGTATATCAgtgttaaataatttatttacttgACCAAAAGTCACACTGCTAAGTAGCTCTAAAATATAGGATATAAACATAGGTCCCCAGGCCTTCAGGCTCAAAGTCTAGCACGCCAACAGCACccaaaatatgagcaaaaaaaaaatgtgcgaAAAGTCATAAAGTTACTTGCTATATGGTCCCCCTCCAGCATAATCATAAGACTGCTGTGTTTGGTCATCGATGCTGTAACTGGTCTGGTAGAAATCCGTATTAAAGCTGTCGAACCCTGACATTGCGGATAATCTGCAACAGAAAAACGGAAACTCTGGGGTTAGGTGAACTCTGGATCTGCTAAAGACCCTGCTCGGAGGCAGGCTGGAAAGAAACAAGTTATCATCGTGCTTCAATGCCTCTGGGAAAAGAATCTGCGAATCCGGGGAACCACAGGGGGAGAAGGTTCTTCGGGGAACCTGAGAGAGAGGCAGCGAGCGGGCGCCTCAGGAGGAGCCCCGGGGTGGGCGCGGCTGTGACCCCCGAGGGCCTGCTCCGCGGCCGCCGCACGTCACAGACACGGAGAGAAAGAGCGACGGGAAAAGCTCAGTCTGATTCCGGACAACCGGAGACTCGGGCCGGCCCGGgacgggggaggggggagggcgcGGCCCAGACAAGCAGGAGCCGGGTCTTTCGGAGCGGCTGATCTGGGACCAGGACAAGAAGCAGAGGGCTTCAAGCTGTCCGAAAAGACATTGCCTAGTTGAGCAATAAGGCCCGCGAACACTTACCCAGAACCGGAACAGCTCCAGCGGCCTTAAAATCCCCCCAGGGTCTGCAGCAGATTTCCCCAAAGCGGTATTGTTGCTACGTGTCAAAGGGCCAAAAAACTGCTTCCGGGGCACACCAACAGGCGCAGGCGCAGGTCCTCCTGgctctgagaccaggtttgaagaAAGGGCGGAAATCGCAAAGGAGGAAGGCTGTCCTCAGGAGCATGCGCATTTACTACTCTGAAAGCTTgcgaggggagggagaaaaggcgTCTTCCTAATCCTATAGCAAATGATAGGAGGGAAGAGCGCAGGCGCAGAAGATCTGCAGTCCTTACCCGTGGGAAAAAGACGAAAGGGATGATGGAGCATCTgttaatgggattttttttttttttttttaatctggaaggAACATTTGAGTTCTAAAAAGTGTAGTCCAactctgtcattttacagatgaaaaaaccgaggcgtaggaaaagaaaattactgaTCCAGGATCACGCAGGTAGTATATagctttaaagctggaaggaaccccGAAGCCATCAAGTCCACTTCTATTActtcacaacaacaaaaaaaaaaaaaaaaaaaatgaggcatatTGTTAAGTGACTCACTGCTACtaagtgtcagaagcagaatttgaaacaTAAAAGAGACCTGAAATTCAAGAGCCTAATACATCAACTCTATGCATTTATTGTGTGAGAAAAGGATTGTAGCAAAGAGAACATTTCACAGGGAAGCagattagaaagaagaaagaattcttcAGCTgctcaaaggagagaagaaaaaaagtgaaatattaccGTTTCTAGAGGTTTTCAGGCAGGGAATAGGGTTTAAGTCCTCTCCCTTAAACCCGAAAGTAGGATGTTTGCAAAGTTTTGGGAAAGGCTTTGAACCTAGCTTTTCCAAATTACCCTTGAGCTGAGCAAGATCTCCAAATTCAGCTAGAGTTCATTCAAAAGATGTATGGCAAGCAGCTCTGAGCCTCAGAAACCGTTCTGTTTTACTGGTTGGTGATGCTGTGAAAAAGGGAAGTTCTCATATACAGTATACCTGGTGGAGAATTCTGAAAGAATCCACCAGTCACCACCTGAAAGAGCTCCTATTTCATTCAAAGCCATCTTcaattgtcttgatctatatctgaaCACGGGAAGCAGATGGCTCTGGAGTAGAAAGTGAagtaggtgaccttgcacagtcttgtctcacttaaatctaattcacatgaAGTGAACATCCAACTTCTCAATCTCAATACTCTTCCTGTGTTGCTATGATGATTGAAAATGGTAAACAACTATAATcactttataataaaaatgtcagggTCATTTAAAGGGTATTGCAGAGATAGATATAGTCCTAAatcaataagtatatattatcAACGAAGAATTGAAATtactaggatcatagattcatgGAATCATTAAAGAAACTCCAGGGATAGCATGAGCACTGGGGAATTAGCCAATTTTGTTGACAAATCAGACTGTCATGTCTTCCATCTATCTTtgagcactggacttagaattagaaagagCTGAGGTAAAATTTTGTCTCAGATATTTTACAAAGTGGAGATGATAAGAACAGTGCTTAATTTATAGGGTGGTGGTTGTGAGATTCAAAGGAGATagcatatataaagcattttgcaaacctcaaagtgctatatgATGTACAACCCACCTACCaaatctattaattttatttctttttctattaatctTCTTAAACACTATTTCCTTGGCCACATGTTTAAGAATTGATACCTAATCATCAAAAATTCTTAGTTGGCCTATCATTTGTAGATCTTGTAGCTGCCTATCCCCGAAACAGaaacttaaaaggaaattttatatgtaaCCACTGCTTTTCAATTATCTTGTATATTATTCTGATACCTTaacgcctttttttttttaacataaagctttttttaaaagttctaaacTTAAGTAGATTGAAACCTTGATGCTTGAGAACTTGTAgatcccttttgtttttataaatttacttctgaatatatttctctccacaaagactaaaaagaaaaaaagggggtaAAAACAACAAGAAACCATCTTTGGTAAACCCATTTCCAGAAATATGGCTAATGTTGGACAATATCTGAAATCTTTCATCTGAACTTTTGTTAAGGAAGAGAGGAACTTAAATTTTCTCACTTTTCACTGTGATCAACTATCATAAAgagtttttcagtctttttttttttatcagcctttacatttttgtttctaGAGATACCATTTCTGGTGCAAAGGTTAAATAATTGACTGAGGCCTTTCTCATGGCTTGTTAAAATTAGCTCAAATTTTATGCTGCCAGAGTATTCACTTTGAGTTTATCTTTGTTTATATCCCAGTCATTGTACTTATTTTCCTGCTTATGATTACTTCactatcttttcatgtttctcttaattcttcaCATTTgtcaatgcaaaaatatttccaattCAATGGAATTTACTTAGTCTTACTCAATaaatggaaagtcatttaatttaattctatattaccacaaaaaaagtgataataaatatgtatacacaagAATTTTCTGTCTTCAAAATGGATACAAAACAGTTGAAGATTTCATTAATAATGTTTCCTAGGAAGgatcttctttcacaatatgttTGCCTTCATTAAGCAATTCtagatttcccttttttttagaTACCAactctgcttctttttttaaccCTATACCACACATCCACTTTACTCTTCTATAGAAAGATGGTGATACctttaacaacaataatgagtTAGGTAGGAGGACAGGTggtggggaaaagataatgaattctctttTAGACATGTTGATTTTAAGATGTTTACTGGATATCAATTTTGTCTTCTgtgaaaagaaaggaatggatTTAACTGCCATTTCAATTTCCTTCTAGTTCAAAATCTGTCATCCTAAGAAATCCAGTGAAGACACTAAGTGCTAAAAGGACCTAGCCCAGCACAATAACAAAGTGATTAAACCAAACCTGATACCAATGTATCTTTGTGTAGATTTTTactaaaaaagaaagtgagaaaagtagaaaaatgttCTGAACGAACCTGTTTGGAGAAACTATACTGTGAGGGAGGACTGAAAGGGGCCAGACTGGGTATCTGGCTGGGTTATCTTCTAAGTGTTCCAAAGTAACAACTTCAATTGTGTCAGCACAAAGTGACTTCTGCCTCCTACTTCCAGACCAGTCTCCCAAATGAGAAGTAGAAAATCTCTGGTGCAATGAAGATTAACTTTCCCTTTGACCTCAGACCTCAGGCCTTCTCcttctatctcctttctcttgaaggaagaaaatgataaagcttGATGGGGATCAGGACATCTATCCCCTATTGTGCAGGTTATACTTTCATCTCTTGCTATGACCTCCTATGAACTATTCTTCAATTCTACCTCAACCAAGACCAAAATCCTTGATCTTGATCCTTGAGTCAAAAATATAATACCTCCACATTCAGTCATTCCCATATCTCCCTATTTGACCATAATCGTTTGATTTTTCACCTTTTCCTCTATCTTCTCATATAAAATCCTACTTTTTGTCTATACTCTGCCTTCCAAAGTCTTGATCCTTCACTTCTTTCCCAAACTATTTTTCTTGTactttgttcagttgttttttaatcatgtacaactcttcctgaccccatttgggcttttcttggcagagataatggagtggtttgccatttccttctccaccttattttacagatgagaaaactaaagcaaacagagttaagggacttgctaaCGGTTACACAACTGAAGTCAGAGTTGAACTCAGCAAGAGTATTCTTCCTGATGCCAgactatccactgtgtcacctagcttcccTAATTACTTTAACTTTCCCCATCTCAACCCCTTGGtaaaacaatttaactttataCTATTTTCTCTCTTGAATCCCTGATCCCCCTAAAATTTTACTCCTTGTGAATGGCAATGTGTCATTTTTGTATTGC harbors:
- the YIPF5 gene encoding protein YIPF5; the encoded protein is MSGFDSFNTDFYQTSYSIDDQTQQSYDYAGGGPYSKQYGGYDYSQQGRYVPPDMMQSQQPYTGQIFQPTQAYTPSTPQSIYGNNFEDEPPLLEELGINFDHIWQKTLTVLHPLKVADGSIMNETDLAGPMVFCLAFGATLLLAGKIQFGYVYGISAIGCLGMFCLLNLMSMTGVSFGCVASVLGYCLLPMILLSSFAVIFSLQGMVGVILTAGIIGWCSFSASKIFISALAMEGQQLLVAYPCALLYGVFALISIF